Proteins encoded within one genomic window of Empedobacter falsenii:
- the cobT gene encoding nicotinate-nucleotide--dimethylbenzimidazole phosphoribosyltransferase encodes MQKEEIQHIIDLKTKPLGALGLLEKIALKISLVQQKKQLELIQPHLIVFASDHGIAQSGVSAYPAEVTPQMVFNFLNNGAAINVFCNQNKIDLTIVDAGVNYDFEDYSVLKNCKVTKSTKNFLYEPAMTLDQLEQCFDYSKTIVDEIAQNGTNIIGFGEMGIGNTSSASMLVHYLTDLPLAQCVGRGTGLNDEQLQNKINILNEAKNTHEKINDPKQILATFGGFEVAQMTAAMLSAYEHNMLLMIDGYIASAAFLVASKLKPEILNNAIFCHQSDESGHQYLLNYFNEEPILKINLRVGEGTGCALAYPIIKSAVNFYNDMASFESAGVSNKETQVEC; translated from the coding sequence TGATCTTAAAACAAAACCGCTTGGAGCTTTAGGTTTATTAGAAAAAATCGCACTTAAAATTAGTTTGGTTCAACAAAAAAAACAGTTAGAATTAATACAACCTCATCTAATTGTTTTCGCAAGCGATCACGGAATTGCACAATCTGGTGTTAGTGCGTATCCTGCGGAAGTTACGCCTCAAATGGTTTTTAATTTTCTAAATAATGGAGCGGCGATTAATGTTTTTTGCAATCAAAATAAGATTGATTTAACCATTGTTGACGCTGGTGTGAATTATGATTTCGAAGATTATTCGGTTTTGAAAAATTGTAAAGTGACCAAATCAACCAAAAATTTCTTGTACGAACCTGCCATGACCTTAGATCAATTGGAACAATGTTTTGATTACTCGAAGACAATTGTGGACGAAATCGCTCAAAACGGAACAAATATTATTGGTTTTGGCGAAATGGGAATTGGGAACACTTCTTCTGCATCGATGCTTGTACATTATTTAACCGATTTACCTCTCGCACAATGTGTAGGACGCGGAACAGGTTTGAATGATGAGCAATTACAGAATAAAATCAATATTCTAAATGAAGCGAAGAATACACATGAGAAAATTAATGATCCAAAACAAATTTTAGCCACTTTTGGAGGTTTTGAAGTTGCTCAAATGACAGCTGCAATGTTATCTGCTTACGAACATAATATGTTGTTGATGATTGATGGCTATATTGCTTCGGCTGCGTTTTTGGTTGCGTCTAAATTGAAACCAGAAATTCTAAATAATGCTATTTTTTGTCATCAAAGTGATGAATCTGGGCATCAATATTTGTTGAATTATTTCAACGAAGAACCAATTCTGAAAATCAATTTACGTGTTGGCGAAGGAACAGGTTGCGCATTGGCTTATCCAATTATCAAAAGTGCAGTGAATTTCTACAATGATATGGCGAGTTTCGAATCAGCAGGCGTGAGTAACAAAGAAACTCAAGTAGAATGCTAA